A stretch of DNA from Thunnus thynnus chromosome 16, fThuThy2.1, whole genome shotgun sequence:
ttaatatgttttcaggTGACAAAGTAACATTTAGATTCTCAACATGTTAGaggaatttgtgcactcaaatatttttatgaGTTTAGGGGGGATTATGAATTAGAGGTGAGTTATGATGACCAGTGGTGGGGTCGTTTATCAAAATGGTTTTATCATTTCATACTGGGGTGTGAATTGGTCTTCCCGTCTTGCTGCTCTTGTAGTTTGAAGGATTAAAggtggtttgggtcagtggtctggtttggtgaccatgcaggagatgaGGGTTCCTTATCTGATCCTTTCTGCTTGCAGGAGGTTGTTTAGATGGTCTGGTTCTGGCTCTCACTTTATTGGCCAGCGTTCCTGGGGggttgaagaaagagctggtctGTTGTTTGAGGCTTGTGCTGTCTGCAGGGACTTTATCCTACAACGTGGTCAGTTTATCTCAGTAACTCCAGTCTGTAAACCTGCTGGGATGTTTGGGAGCCGCTGGCCAGGTGGGACCAGCCgctcatctcagctgctagcagcccgactcctgagatgatcggcGGCTCAACATGTGGTCGTCCCGGGAGGAGATGATCCATGAACTGATCTGCAGCTGATTCACCGCCGGCTCCAACGTCTCCGCAgaattttgatatatgatataattccttttggaagataaatgttggtctcagaTGAAATTGTGCAACTGCAGCTGcaacattagtttgtctgaatgtaaagtgaagcttcatgtttttacagaacagcagcgctgcctctggagctccacatgtacacatatacatGGATTAACATGAACACATCAGACTGAATAAcgtaatttactgcatctctctgtggGAGGTAGAAGGAATTATAATTATGGATATTCACAATATTTATACAGATGTTCACTATTGTATTTTTCCCAGTAAAGTATCCATGAGTGTAGGAGTTGTCTTTCTCCACTTTAATATTGGAGGACGGGTCATGTCCTGTTAATATACAGCAGTAAATACAGGATACTATAAAGAGTATGCGGTGTGGAACTAAAAACTGGTCATCGTCTCAGGTCATCGTGGTGATGAAGATGGAGCGTCTGATGGCATCACAGCGAGGAGTTCTGGATCTGGAGGAGTTTCAGTTTGGACCTGAAGGCAGGAAGGTTCCTCTATTTCACAGCTGGACCACCAAACAGTTCGGTGAGTCGACCTCCGGAGCGGCATCTTCATGTTTCAGAGGACTCGTCTGATGTTTGTCTTCATGTCTCAGAGGACTCGTCTCGCGTCTTGTTGGACGCCTTCCGTCAGGAGCTGCGGCTGAAGCAGACCATCCTGCAGGAACTCGCCCacactgtgacctctgacctctgcatGGTCTACCTGTCCTGCTGGCTGCACCAGCCCTTCATCCCCCCCCAGACCAGAATGACGCTGGAGGCTCTGCTGCTGGAGACTGGACACCGCCCGCTCTGATGTCATCCTCTAGAGTCATGTGATCAGCGCCGGGGTCGTCTCTGAGTCCAGTACCGAGAGATGTGGGAtgtgttagcctagcttagcacaaagactggaagcagattGAAATGTTAATTGAACAGGTGCAGAAACAGAAACGGGCTCAAGTCTTGAGGCAGTAGGTGATGATCAGCTGACGTCCACCACAGCGTCACAGCTGGATTCTCTATCGACACTTTGGGTCATTTAGAGCAGATTCTGTAAAACCAGAAACAACAGTGGACTACTAACAtatactgctactactacaatgaaccatgtttgtgtttccttgcAACAGAAGTATTGATACGTATTGATACGTATTGATACTCTTGTGTTCGCCGCACTGAATGTCTTCACGGCAGACTGGAAGGTACGTGTGTGCATTAATTTACCTTCTGGAAACCTTTGTTGTGAAGTTATTGATCGGAGCTCAGTGTTGAGTTTGTCACATCAGTTTATTGGAGGAacatgaaatgtgtttaatgcATTCAGCACTTGAACGATCAACATGACAAATCAATAAAGTTCGATTTCCTCCaaactgttttcctgttttcctcacaTTCATTTTCCAAACGAGTACAAACATCTGAGTTTACGTTTGgaaaacattttgctgtgaagttttataaaaagtaataaaatagtgcaactttttttaaactttgtttttcatatttatctacATATGAACAGCCGACTAATcagtttctatttttaaatgaaCGACGAATCCAAATGTGGAAacattggaaaaaaacaagtttacaaATGTACAATCAACACTCCTGATTCCTTAAAAACCAGCAGGAAGGATCAGGTtcctctgatgacatcatgatgacatcatcacaggtAAGAGCTGAATGAACCAAACAGCGACCTGAACTGACACGCTGTCCGCCGCCGCCGAGCGCCGGAGCCCGGAGGGGACACTTTCAGCGTCTTCGTTACAAACTGATTATCTCGTCATCTCGATAACAAATGAGgctcatatttatttaatctgctGTCATGAGATCAGGACTTATTGATCAGGTCATCTGCAGTTTATGGTTGATCAGGACTTTAATTGATCACCGGATGGTGGTGTGATACGATGATCTCAGGGTAAcagtcttaaaaaaataaatatgagcaccacaaaataaaatgataaaatgagaATTTATCAAGAAAATTAGAAACTTAAATCACGAGGAGACAAAAACTCGACTCGCTCTGGTTTCTGAACAGAGTTTTAACCCTAAAACCGTTGGAAGAAAAAGTTCAGGAGTCTTTTAGAAGatcttcagtgtgtttttgaacAGAAAGTTTAGTTTGACACGTCGCAGATCCAGGTGATGTTGAAAGAATACCTGAAACAACAAACTGACTCTCTGGAGACCTGCGCGCCCCCTACAGACCGCTGGGTTCATGACACCCACAGTAACAATGTCCAGTTTGTCCTGAGGGGGGCGCCGCAGGCAAGTTCATCCTCTGAGGGTCCAGACATGACATAAAGTCTCCAGATAGACCGACCAATCGGTGTGTTTAAACTCCGCCCCCGTCAGGACAGAACGACAGGTGCTCGTTGACTTGTTTGTTAAGAATTCTGTGGGTCCAGGTGTTTGTCAGTCCAGGTGTTTGTCAGTCCAGGTGTTTGCACGTACAGATGTTGATCTGACTGATCTCCCTGTGGGTGTGATGCGGTTCAGGTCATGTTCCGGTGCAACTCAGTTCGGATCAGTCTGGATTCTGGACAGGATTTTGTTGGCCCCGTCTGACGCCTCGATGCCCAGCAGGGCCTGAACCGCTTCCAGGGGAACCCCCTCTGGGGTCTGGATGTGCATGGTGGTCCCATCCGGCCCGTTGACAATGACGATCCGGTCTGATCCGGGCTCCGCCAGCTGGACCGTCAGACCCTCGGTTTGTATGTAGATCTCCTGGCCCTCCTGCAGTTCTTTGGTGCTGGACTCAGACTGGTGTTGAGGGGACGCCAGAATCTGGGAGCCTGACTCAGGTGTCAGAGTGGACCTGGACTCAGGCGTCAGGGTGGACCTGGACTCAGGCGTCAGGGTGGACCTGGACTCAAGACGTGGACCCAGAGCCTTCTCCAGCTCCTTCATCTGGGCTGCGATGTCACTGGTGCTCAAGACCTGGTCCTGCCCTGCTGGCAGAGAGTCCACCTGAGTGTCAGTTTGCAGAGGCCCCGCCCCCTGGTTCTCACCAGGGGTCACCTCCATGGGCGTGGCAGGGGGCAGGGCCTGGGGGGAGGTCGTTGCACATGTGGGGCCAGAGGACCTGGGGGACCAGAAAACACACCCAAACCTCAGTAAACCTGAATGGACCAATCAGCTTTGTACACCTGGTCCAGGTGTGACACTGATTAACTACCTCCGACATAAATATACCTCATAAATACCtgcaggtgagtcagagacacCAAAGGAAAACTAGGGTTCCACCTGTACATTCAAAGGACTGAGCTCAGGGGGCGGGGTCAGCTCACCTGGGGGCAGGATCAGCGGTGGTGGACAGCAGTTTGGATCCAGATGGAATCACAAGAGGAGACACTGAAACCGAGCAGGACTTCAGAGTGGAGCTCACAGAGGTCACAGGGGTTATGGAGGTCACAGAGGTCACAGAGGTCACAGGAATCGTGGAGGTCATAGGGGTCGCAGAAGTCACGGAGGTCACAGGGGGCACGGAGGTCACTGCACTCCCAACGTGAAAAACAATTTGGGAAGATGAAAAAAGTACAACAGTTTCAATCTGTAGCACAGCGTAGTACATAGATGTAGTACAAGTGTAGTACAGCATAGTACTGGTGTAGTACAGGTGTAGTACAGCATAGTACTGGTGTAGTACACCCGTACTACAGCATAGTACTGGTGTAGTACAGGTGTAGTACAGCATAGTACTGGTGTAGTACAGCATGGTACTGGTGTAGTGCAGCATAGTACTGGTGTAGCAGTAGTACCTGTTCGGTGCAGCTCGATGCCATTCTGCTGAACGGGGACGCTGTTCTCCATCTTGAATCTCTTGGACGGCGGCAGCATCTTGGAATTCTGGGAAACAGAGTTTGATTGAATCACAGTGAATCTGGGCCAGGTGTGCACCTGCTGGATCAGGTGTGCACCTGCTGGATCAGGTGTGCACCTGCTGGATCAGGTGTGCACCTGCTGGATCAGGTGTGCACCTGCTGGACCACTATCGCCTGACCTCGATGTGAAAGAGGATTCATAAGGACTTCAAAGACAACCGACCGCACGCACACGGAGCTACGTATCGATGCGACGGCGGACGCAGGACCGCCGCGGTGAAACTACAGTGTTCTGAACTCTTAGATACTTCAGTATCAGTACAGTCAGGCTTTGGGGGGGCCAGCGGGTACGAGgtatatataaaatgaaacacacataGCCGAATAAATAATGTAGGCTAATataatactttgttttattgcagATTTACACGTGATGTGAACGTTTATACAGagaaacagttgtttttttgcatgttttgggGTTGAAGCCCTGAATGATCGACACAACAGCTTGTGTAGACGTGAGTGAACCTGAGTAGATCAGAGATCTGTGCGTGGCGTACGAAGAATAGAGAGCAGACCTGAATCTACGGGACGTGTGGTCACGAGCTGCTGTTGGTTCACTGTTGGACATGAACACGTTTTCTGTAAATGGTTCACATGCAGTTGATTTAACACTGAATATTGAGGGAAACAAATGATCTTTCTTTCAGCTTTGGGGGGAATCTGATGTTGTGTCATTTACAAATACTGGGGGGGACAAAACTCCATGTTTCATATATTGGGGGGAGCGTGACCCCCCGTCCCCCATGGCAATTATGCGCTTGTGGTGAAAAACAAGGTTGGAATTGAGTTTAAAAAAGGAAGATATGCTACCAGCCACAAAGCTGAAACAAAAGTGTCACATTGAGAGTTATTGCTCTCGCTCGCCCTCCTGAATCCCAACTATTGTATGAAAATAAGAGTTAAATGTATGCAAGAACATGTTAGGCCTACAAATCTACTACTGTACATATCATTTTGAGTTGGTGAATGGTACGTCGCTTGGTCGCTTTAAATACTGCTGCTGCAAGGAATTGTGGGATAGAATTATCTCCTCTCCTTTCGTAAAGGATGGTCAGGTGTATCGATGCTAAAGGAAATTAGAAAGGAAGCATTGAAACACTTTTTCTTTAGCATTTATAGAATTCGATCAGCTCTTATCATCGCTGCCACTTTCATTTCACTCACTTAGGAAccctcctgagaaaaaaaaagactattcgACCGCAGCCCTGATTTATATCCGAGTACTTCAAGTAACACATCCAGGTTTCTAAAACCAGGATCTGTTACCCAACCTGGAACCGGATTCAAACTGGATCCAGCCCCTAGGACCCGACCTGTGGGTTTACCTCCATGTATCGGACGTTCTTATTGGTTAGACTAGTGCTGTGAGACACTCCAGGAACCACTTTCATCCTGTTCACCTCGTCCAGGATCCCCAGAGACCTGGCAACCTGGAACACAGTGCAGCACAGGACAGTAAGTTACAGGACAGGACAGTAAGTTACCACACAGGACAGTAAGTTACAGGACAGGACAGTAAGTTACAGCACAGGACAGTAAGTTACAACACAGGACAGTAAGTTACAGGACAGGACAGTAAATTACAACACAGGACAGTAAGTTACCGCACAGGACAGTAAGTTACAACACAGGACAGTAAGTTACAACACAGGACAGTAAGTTACAGGACAGGACAGTAAGTTACAACACAGGACAGTAAGTTACAACACAGGACAGTAAATTACAACACAGGACAGTAAGTTACCGCACAGGACAGTAAGTTACAACACAGGACAGTAAGTTACAGGACAGGACACTAAGTAACCGCACAGGACAGTAAGTTACAACACAGGACAGTAAGTTACAGGACAGTAAGTTACCGCACAGGACAGTAAGTTACCGCACAGGACAGTAAGTTACAACACAGGACAGTAAGTTACAGGACAGGACAGTAAGTTACCGCACAGGACAGTAAGTTACAACACAGGACAGTAAGTTACAGGACAGGACAGTAAGTTACCGCACAGGACAGTAAGTTACCGCACAGGACAGTAAGTTACAACACAGGACAGTAAGTTACAGGACAGGACAGTAAATTACAACACAGGACAGTAAGTTACCGCACAGGACAGTAAGTTACCGCACAGGACAGTAAATTACAGGACAGGACAGTAAGTTACAACACAGGACAGTAAGTTACAGCACAGGACAGTAAGTTACAACACAGGACAGTAAGTTACAGGACAGGACAGTAAATTACGGCGCAGGACAGTAAGTTACAGCACAGGACAGTAAGTTACAGGACAGGACAGTAAGTCACAGGACAGGACAGTAAGTTACGGCGCAGGACAGTAAGTTACAGGACAGGACAGTAAGTTACAGGACAGGACAGTAAGTTACGGTGCAGGACAGTAAGTTACAGGACAGTAAGTTACGGCGCAGGACAGTAAGTTACAGGACAGGACAGTAAGTTACGGCGCAGGACAGTAAGTTACAGGACAGTAAGTTACAGGACAGGACAGTAAGTTACAGGACAGGACAGTAAGTTACAGGGCAGGACAGTAAGTTACAGGACAGGACAGTAAGTTACAGGGCAGGACAGTAAGTTACAGGGCAGGACAGTAAGTTACAGGACAGGACAGTAAGTTACCGCACAGGACAGTAAGTTACAGGACAGGACAGTAAGTTACAGGACAGGACAGTAAGTTACAGGGCAGGACAGTAAGTTACAGGACAGGACAGTAAGTTACAGCACAGGACAGTAAGTTACCGCACAGGACAGTAAGTTACAGGACAGGACAGTAAGTTACAGGACAGGACAGTAAGTTACCGCACAGGACAGTAAGTTACAGGGCAGGACAGTAAGTTACAGGACAGGACAGTAAGTTACAGGACAGGACAGTGAGTTACAGGGCAGGACAGTAAGTTACAGGACAGGACAGTAAGTTACAGGACAGGACAGTAAGTTACAGGACAGGACAGCAGATTACACCACTAAATACAAACTCCAACAGAAGGTTTCAGAGTAAAGCAGCTCACGATAGAAACATGGTGGAATTCAGTAAAACCCAGTAGAAGCCCTCACCTCGATGTTTCTGACCTCCAGTGGTGTGGCTCCACCCTGCGGGCTGATGATGTAAT
This window harbors:
- the cinp gene encoding cyclin-dependent kinase 2-interacting protein isoform X2, coding for MNLFRLHQLHHSQQVELQSCRTNAANCRMSSTKWRLFRWSGSGSHFIGQRSWGVEERAGLLFEVIVVMKMERLMASQRGVLDLEEFQFGPEGRKVPLFHSWTTKQFEDSSRVLLDAFRQELRLKQTILQELAHTVTSDLCMVYLSCWLHQPFIPPQTRMTLEALLLETGHRPL
- the cinp gene encoding cyclin-dependent kinase 2-interacting protein isoform X1; its protein translation is MEGPSGDITVTSSNRKCSAVTGSARKIKDNAADWHNLLLRWEKLSDEGFTIAGNIVNLRLSSPQSEQQQQVDEPLSPPSAPSQPAGGAAELQDECCKLQDVFNKMVIVVMKMERLMASQRGVLDLEEFQFGPEGRKVPLFHSWTTKQFEDSSRVLLDAFRQELRLKQTILQELAHTVTSDLCMVYLSCWLHQPFIPPQTRMTLEALLLETGHRPL